From the Ciconia boyciana chromosome 24, ASM3463844v1, whole genome shotgun sequence genome, one window contains:
- the FAM32A gene encoding protein FAM32A, whose protein sequence is MADYEAVQRGPLRLKGSGAALGAGKRKKKKAKDKAQILEQIVSSKKQEEEKKRGLDKRTPAQVAYEKMQEKRQMERILKKASKTHKQRVEDFNRHLDTLTEHYDIPKVSWTK, encoded by the exons ATGGCGGACTACGAGGCGGTGCAGCGCGGGCCGCTGCGGCTGAAGGGCAGCGGCGCGGCCCTGGGGGCCGGCAAGCG gaagaagaagaaggcGAAGGACAAGGCCCAGATCCTGGAGCAGATCGTGAGCAGCaagaagcaggaagaggagaagaagcGCGGCCTGGACAAGCGGACGCCGGCGCAGGTGGCCTACGAGAAGATGCAGGAGAAGCGG CAAATGGAGAGGATCCTGAAGAAAGCGTCGAAAACCCATAAGCAGAGAGTGGAG GATTTCAACAGGCACTTGGATACTCTGACGGAGCATTACGACATTCCTAAAGTCAGCTGGACTAAGTGA